One Glycine max cultivar Williams 82 chromosome 6, Glycine_max_v4.0, whole genome shotgun sequence DNA segment encodes these proteins:
- the GASA8 gene encoding gibberellin-regulated protein 1 → MAISKLLVASLLVSFVLFHLVDADDQSAHAQTQGSLVQHIDCNAACAARCRLASRQRMCHRACGTCCRRCNCVPPGTSGNQEVCPCYASLTTHGGRRKCP, encoded by the exons ATGGCTATCTCAAAGCTTCTAGTTGCATCCCTTCTGGTATCCTTTGTCCTCTTCCATCTCGTGGATGCTGATGACCAATCg GCACACGCACAGACTCAGGGTTCTCTTGTTCAGCATATAG ATTGTAATGCTGCATGTGCTGCGAGGTGCCGTTTAGCATCTCGTCAACGCATGTGTCACAGAGCATGTGGAACTTGCTGCAGACGCTGCAACTGCGTGCCACCGGGAACTTCCGGTAACCAAGAAGTGTGTCCCTGTTATGCCAGTCTCACCACCCACGGTGGCAGACGCAAGTGCCCTTAA
- the LOC100796244 gene encoding uncharacterized protein isoform X1 — protein sequence MDISEGGEAMTKRHTNKQQQSQSASSGGRNLIPAACGLNASLGDLEFSEKSKKEKVRSLSAVAKALSMGCRVSHSQKPTKKFKLPIKFLKDCNGVDHASVPRKIRSAVKKRGRESFFGDSEKVNHRMNGMESPQKDGIKKSKKQRTPGWSTRQVSPGPITKDEEEVVETLYALAGMFPSDKASNVVKSELDSESLPENSTVLQDQEESQSANVTLEASGATQDAGEKSPTGCKKASSLNETIGQEQTDFPESANFLVATDNTAPKTNPQAVPMMVKTENGGNVALHDSQLLSLEMGLNVPTQPQISHIGRQSDVGFQTVGTVGYKQEHLIKYQNETVGSALWPGLSPIASAGITRASYLQFSSAAKAQDWMKTAMGVSKQDLMETCSSGGKISEIITHKKSWKRCAAHVHISHLIRSLEVSKRQAGKEHELFPQTIVHQGSKCGVLTKAHNLNWMRSGNSHATQTVYSATTSNSRETKNGILQHDLYHEAPPTPGVYDPQKQCFNFLSLSTGVSDQLKANEIFNKGESKLEPYSKQQLPYFQSLQLQQQRQHGLMPVQSSPYASTFLDQLPVAGPQVRLQQQHLPHYYGTPLRGSHYSSTVSYKQQHQSFWAVQLAAQGGSSSVNCSIVRAQYPNWQNGRHDSSVPQVILPHSPASLETFGSKITSISDQHLFTLASSRSRANGQDIHLASSVCEESKGRFRSSNNSGTPSLQLLCDERI from the exons ATGGACATAAGTGAAGGAGGAGAAGCGATGACGAAACGACACACTAATAAACAACAACAATCTCAATCTGCTTCTTCTGGGGGACGCAACCTAATCCCTGCCGCGTGTG GTTTGAATGCGAGTCTTGGGGACCTTGAGTTTTCGGAGAAATCGAAGAAGGAAAAGGTGAGAAGCTTGAGTGCTGTTGCCAAAGCATTATCAATGGGTTGCCGTGTTTCTCACTCTCAAAAACCAACCAAGAAATTTAAGCTTCCCATAAAG TTTCTGAAGGACTGCAATGGCGTTGATCATGCCTCTGTTCCACGGAAGATACGTTCAG CTGTGAAGAAACGGGGTCGCGAATCCTTCTTTGGTGATTCAGAAAAGGTGAACCATAGGATGAACGGAATGGAATCTCCCCAAAAAGATGGCATAAAGAAATCCAAA AAACAAAGAACCCCGGGCTGGTCCACGAGGCAAGTTTCACCGGGGCCCATCACAAAGGATGAGGAAGAGGTTGTGGAGACTCTATATGCCTTGGCTGGAATGTTCCCTTCAGATAAGGCCTCCAATGTTGTTAAGAGTGAACTTGACAGTGAATCATTACCAGAAAACTCCACGGTTTTACAGGACCAAGAGGAGAGTCAGAGTGCTAATGTTACTCTTGAAG CCTCGGGAGCTACTCAGGATGCTGGAGAAAAGTCACCTACGGGGTGTAAAAAAGCCAGTTCTTTGAATGAAACCATTGGTCAAGAACAGACTGATTTTCCCGAGAGTGCTAACTTCTTGGTGGCTACTGACAACACTGCTCCAAAAACAAATCCGCAGGCCGTGCCTATGATGGTTAAGACTGAAAATGGCGGCAACGTTGCATTGCATGACTCTCAATTGTTGTCTCTGGAAATGGG ATTAAATGTGCCCACACAACCACAAATTTCACATATTGGAAGGCAATCAGACGTGGGATTTCAGACG GTCGGAACCGTTGGTTATAAGCAAGAACATCTAATTAAGTACCAAAATGAAACTG tAGGTTCGGCATTGTGGCCAGGCTTGTCTCCGATTGCATCAGCTGGGATTACTAGGGCTTCTTATTTGCa GTTTTCTTCTGCTGCCAAAGCTCAAGATTGGATGAAAACTGCTATGGGTGTCTCGAAACAAGATTTGATGGAAACTTGTTCTTCTGGTGGAAAG ATTTCCGAAATTATTACTCATAAAAAGTCATGGAAGAGGTGTGCAGCTCATGTTCACATCAGTCATCTCATCCGTAGTTTAGAAGTGTCAAAACGACAGGCGGGCAAAGAACATGAGCTTTTTCCTCAAACAATAGTACACCAAGGGTCAAAATGTGGGGTACTAACAAAAGCACACAACTTGAATTGGATGAGAAGTGGAAATAGTCATGCTACTCAAACAGTTTATTCTGCTACAACGAGTAATTCACGTGAAACTAAGAATGGTATTCTTCAACATGACCTTTATCATGAGGCTCCCCCAACACCTGGGGTGTATGATCCTCAAAAGCAA TGTTTCAACTTCTTGTCCTTGTCAACTGGAGTTAGTGATCAGTTAAAGGCCAACGAAATTTTTAATAAAGGTGAAAGTAAGTTGGAGCCATATTCAAAACAGCAACTGCCTTATTTTCAGTCACTACAACTACAACAGCAGAGGCAGCATGGCCTCATGCCCGTTCAAAGTTCTCCGTATGCCTCAACTTTCCTAGATCAGCTTCCAGTTGCAGGACCACAG GTTCGGTTGCAGCAGCAGCATCTGCCTCATTATTATGGTACCCCGTTACGTGGAAGTCATTATAGTTCGACAGTTTCCTATAAGCAACAGCACCAAAGTTTTTGGGCGGTGCAGCTAGCAGCTCAAGGTGGGTCTTCTTCTGTGAATTGCAGTATTGTGAGGGCCCAATATCCTAATTGGCAAAATGGTAGACATGACTCTTCTGTTCCCCAAGTAATCCTTCCCCATTCCCCTGCATCCTTAGAAACATTTGGATCCAAAATCACTTCAATCTCTGACCAGCACCTCTTCACCCTCGCTTCATCAAGATCCAGGGCAAATGGGCAAGACATTCATCTTGCTTCTTCTGTGTGTGAAGAAAGTAAAGGTAGGTTCCGTAGTAGTAATAATAGTGGTACCCCATCACTGCAATTGTTATGTGATGAGCGTATTTGA
- the LOC100796244 gene encoding uncharacterized protein isoform X2, whose translation MDISEGGEAMTKRHTNKQQQSQSASSGGRNLIPAACGLNASLGDLEFSEKSKKEKVRSLSAVAKALSMGCRVSHSQKPTKKFKLPIKFLKDCNGVDHASVPRKIRSAVKKRGRESFFGDSEKVNHRMNGMESPQKDGIKKSKKQRTPGWSTRQVSPGPITKDEEEVVETLYALAGMFPSDKASNVVKSELDSESLPENSTVLQDQEESQSANVTLEASGATQDAGEKSPTGCKKASSLNETIGQEQTDFPESANFLVATDNTAPKTNPQAVPMMVKTENGGNVALHDSQLLSLEMGLNVPTQPQISHIGRQSDVGFQTVGTVGYKQEHLIKYQNETGSALWPGLSPIASAGITRASYLQFSSAAKAQDWMKTAMGVSKQDLMETCSSGGKISEIITHKKSWKRCAAHVHISHLIRSLEVSKRQAGKEHELFPQTIVHQGSKCGVLTKAHNLNWMRSGNSHATQTVYSATTSNSRETKNGILQHDLYHEAPPTPGVYDPQKQCFNFLSLSTGVSDQLKANEIFNKGESKLEPYSKQQLPYFQSLQLQQQRQHGLMPVQSSPYASTFLDQLPVAGPQVRLQQQHLPHYYGTPLRGSHYSSTVSYKQQHQSFWAVQLAAQGGSSSVNCSIVRAQYPNWQNGRHDSSVPQVILPHSPASLETFGSKITSISDQHLFTLASSRSRANGQDIHLASSVCEESKGRFRSSNNSGTPSLQLLCDERI comes from the exons ATGGACATAAGTGAAGGAGGAGAAGCGATGACGAAACGACACACTAATAAACAACAACAATCTCAATCTGCTTCTTCTGGGGGACGCAACCTAATCCCTGCCGCGTGTG GTTTGAATGCGAGTCTTGGGGACCTTGAGTTTTCGGAGAAATCGAAGAAGGAAAAGGTGAGAAGCTTGAGTGCTGTTGCCAAAGCATTATCAATGGGTTGCCGTGTTTCTCACTCTCAAAAACCAACCAAGAAATTTAAGCTTCCCATAAAG TTTCTGAAGGACTGCAATGGCGTTGATCATGCCTCTGTTCCACGGAAGATACGTTCAG CTGTGAAGAAACGGGGTCGCGAATCCTTCTTTGGTGATTCAGAAAAGGTGAACCATAGGATGAACGGAATGGAATCTCCCCAAAAAGATGGCATAAAGAAATCCAAA AAACAAAGAACCCCGGGCTGGTCCACGAGGCAAGTTTCACCGGGGCCCATCACAAAGGATGAGGAAGAGGTTGTGGAGACTCTATATGCCTTGGCTGGAATGTTCCCTTCAGATAAGGCCTCCAATGTTGTTAAGAGTGAACTTGACAGTGAATCATTACCAGAAAACTCCACGGTTTTACAGGACCAAGAGGAGAGTCAGAGTGCTAATGTTACTCTTGAAG CCTCGGGAGCTACTCAGGATGCTGGAGAAAAGTCACCTACGGGGTGTAAAAAAGCCAGTTCTTTGAATGAAACCATTGGTCAAGAACAGACTGATTTTCCCGAGAGTGCTAACTTCTTGGTGGCTACTGACAACACTGCTCCAAAAACAAATCCGCAGGCCGTGCCTATGATGGTTAAGACTGAAAATGGCGGCAACGTTGCATTGCATGACTCTCAATTGTTGTCTCTGGAAATGGG ATTAAATGTGCCCACACAACCACAAATTTCACATATTGGAAGGCAATCAGACGTGGGATTTCAGACG GTCGGAACCGTTGGTTATAAGCAAGAACATCTAATTAAGTACCAAAATGAAACTG GTTCGGCATTGTGGCCAGGCTTGTCTCCGATTGCATCAGCTGGGATTACTAGGGCTTCTTATTTGCa GTTTTCTTCTGCTGCCAAAGCTCAAGATTGGATGAAAACTGCTATGGGTGTCTCGAAACAAGATTTGATGGAAACTTGTTCTTCTGGTGGAAAG ATTTCCGAAATTATTACTCATAAAAAGTCATGGAAGAGGTGTGCAGCTCATGTTCACATCAGTCATCTCATCCGTAGTTTAGAAGTGTCAAAACGACAGGCGGGCAAAGAACATGAGCTTTTTCCTCAAACAATAGTACACCAAGGGTCAAAATGTGGGGTACTAACAAAAGCACACAACTTGAATTGGATGAGAAGTGGAAATAGTCATGCTACTCAAACAGTTTATTCTGCTACAACGAGTAATTCACGTGAAACTAAGAATGGTATTCTTCAACATGACCTTTATCATGAGGCTCCCCCAACACCTGGGGTGTATGATCCTCAAAAGCAA TGTTTCAACTTCTTGTCCTTGTCAACTGGAGTTAGTGATCAGTTAAAGGCCAACGAAATTTTTAATAAAGGTGAAAGTAAGTTGGAGCCATATTCAAAACAGCAACTGCCTTATTTTCAGTCACTACAACTACAACAGCAGAGGCAGCATGGCCTCATGCCCGTTCAAAGTTCTCCGTATGCCTCAACTTTCCTAGATCAGCTTCCAGTTGCAGGACCACAG GTTCGGTTGCAGCAGCAGCATCTGCCTCATTATTATGGTACCCCGTTACGTGGAAGTCATTATAGTTCGACAGTTTCCTATAAGCAACAGCACCAAAGTTTTTGGGCGGTGCAGCTAGCAGCTCAAGGTGGGTCTTCTTCTGTGAATTGCAGTATTGTGAGGGCCCAATATCCTAATTGGCAAAATGGTAGACATGACTCTTCTGTTCCCCAAGTAATCCTTCCCCATTCCCCTGCATCCTTAGAAACATTTGGATCCAAAATCACTTCAATCTCTGACCAGCACCTCTTCACCCTCGCTTCATCAAGATCCAGGGCAAATGGGCAAGACATTCATCTTGCTTCTTCTGTGTGTGAAGAAAGTAAAGGTAGGTTCCGTAGTAGTAATAATAGTGGTACCCCATCACTGCAATTGTTATGTGATGAGCGTATTTGA
- the LOC100796244 gene encoding uncharacterized protein isoform X3 → MDISEGGEAMTKRHTNKQQQSQSASSGGRNLIPAACGLNASLGDLEFSEKSKKEKVRSLSAVAKALSMGCRVSHSQKPTKKFKLPIKFLKDCNGVDHASVPRKIRSAVKKRGRESFFGDSEKVNHRMNGMESPQKDGIKKSKKQRTPGWSTRQVSPGPITKDEEEVVETLYALAGMFPSDKASNVVKSELDSESLPENSTVLQDQEESQSANVTLEASGATQDAGEKSPTGCKKASSLNETIGQEQTDFPESANFLVATDNTAPKTNPQAVPMMVKTENGGNVALHDSQLLSLEMGLNVPTQPQISHIGRQSDVGFQTVGTVGYKQEHLIKYQNETVGSALWPGLSPIASAGITRASYLQFSSAAKAQDWMKTAMGVSKQDLMETCSSGGKISEIITHKKSWKRCAAHVHISHLIRSLEVSKRQAGKEHELFPQTIVHQGSKCGVLTKAHNLNWMRSGNSHATQTVYSATTSNSRETKNGILQHDLYHEAPPTPGVYDPQKQCFNFLSLSTGVSDQLKANEIFNKGESKLEPYSKQQLPYFQSLQLQQQRQHGLMPVQSSPYASTFLDQLPVAGPQVRLQQQHLPHYYGTPLRGSHYSSTVSYKQQHQSFWAVQLAAQGGSSSVNCSIVRAQYPNWQNGRHDSSVPQVILPHSPASLETFGSKITSISDQHLFTLASSRSRANGQDIHLASSVCEESKGTPHGLCSWILSNAVG, encoded by the exons ATGGACATAAGTGAAGGAGGAGAAGCGATGACGAAACGACACACTAATAAACAACAACAATCTCAATCTGCTTCTTCTGGGGGACGCAACCTAATCCCTGCCGCGTGTG GTTTGAATGCGAGTCTTGGGGACCTTGAGTTTTCGGAGAAATCGAAGAAGGAAAAGGTGAGAAGCTTGAGTGCTGTTGCCAAAGCATTATCAATGGGTTGCCGTGTTTCTCACTCTCAAAAACCAACCAAGAAATTTAAGCTTCCCATAAAG TTTCTGAAGGACTGCAATGGCGTTGATCATGCCTCTGTTCCACGGAAGATACGTTCAG CTGTGAAGAAACGGGGTCGCGAATCCTTCTTTGGTGATTCAGAAAAGGTGAACCATAGGATGAACGGAATGGAATCTCCCCAAAAAGATGGCATAAAGAAATCCAAA AAACAAAGAACCCCGGGCTGGTCCACGAGGCAAGTTTCACCGGGGCCCATCACAAAGGATGAGGAAGAGGTTGTGGAGACTCTATATGCCTTGGCTGGAATGTTCCCTTCAGATAAGGCCTCCAATGTTGTTAAGAGTGAACTTGACAGTGAATCATTACCAGAAAACTCCACGGTTTTACAGGACCAAGAGGAGAGTCAGAGTGCTAATGTTACTCTTGAAG CCTCGGGAGCTACTCAGGATGCTGGAGAAAAGTCACCTACGGGGTGTAAAAAAGCCAGTTCTTTGAATGAAACCATTGGTCAAGAACAGACTGATTTTCCCGAGAGTGCTAACTTCTTGGTGGCTACTGACAACACTGCTCCAAAAACAAATCCGCAGGCCGTGCCTATGATGGTTAAGACTGAAAATGGCGGCAACGTTGCATTGCATGACTCTCAATTGTTGTCTCTGGAAATGGG ATTAAATGTGCCCACACAACCACAAATTTCACATATTGGAAGGCAATCAGACGTGGGATTTCAGACG GTCGGAACCGTTGGTTATAAGCAAGAACATCTAATTAAGTACCAAAATGAAACTG tAGGTTCGGCATTGTGGCCAGGCTTGTCTCCGATTGCATCAGCTGGGATTACTAGGGCTTCTTATTTGCa GTTTTCTTCTGCTGCCAAAGCTCAAGATTGGATGAAAACTGCTATGGGTGTCTCGAAACAAGATTTGATGGAAACTTGTTCTTCTGGTGGAAAG ATTTCCGAAATTATTACTCATAAAAAGTCATGGAAGAGGTGTGCAGCTCATGTTCACATCAGTCATCTCATCCGTAGTTTAGAAGTGTCAAAACGACAGGCGGGCAAAGAACATGAGCTTTTTCCTCAAACAATAGTACACCAAGGGTCAAAATGTGGGGTACTAACAAAAGCACACAACTTGAATTGGATGAGAAGTGGAAATAGTCATGCTACTCAAACAGTTTATTCTGCTACAACGAGTAATTCACGTGAAACTAAGAATGGTATTCTTCAACATGACCTTTATCATGAGGCTCCCCCAACACCTGGGGTGTATGATCCTCAAAAGCAA TGTTTCAACTTCTTGTCCTTGTCAACTGGAGTTAGTGATCAGTTAAAGGCCAACGAAATTTTTAATAAAGGTGAAAGTAAGTTGGAGCCATATTCAAAACAGCAACTGCCTTATTTTCAGTCACTACAACTACAACAGCAGAGGCAGCATGGCCTCATGCCCGTTCAAAGTTCTCCGTATGCCTCAACTTTCCTAGATCAGCTTCCAGTTGCAGGACCACAG GTTCGGTTGCAGCAGCAGCATCTGCCTCATTATTATGGTACCCCGTTACGTGGAAGTCATTATAGTTCGACAGTTTCCTATAAGCAACAGCACCAAAGTTTTTGGGCGGTGCAGCTAGCAGCTCAAGGTGGGTCTTCTTCTGTGAATTGCAGTATTGTGAGGGCCCAATATCCTAATTGGCAAAATGGTAGACATGACTCTTCTGTTCCCCAAGTAATCCTTCCCCATTCCCCTGCATCCTTAGAAACATTTGGATCCAAAATCACTTCAATCTCTGACCAGCACCTCTTCACCCTCGCTTCATCAAGATCCAGGGCAAATGGGCAAGACATTCATCTTGCTTCTTCTGTGTGTGAAGAAAGTAAAG GTACCCCACATGGTCTTTGCTCCTGGATTTTGTCCAATGCAGTCGGATGA
- the LOC100796244 gene encoding uncharacterized protein isoform X4, producing MDISEGGEAMTKRHTNKQQQSQSASSGGRNLIPAACGLNASLGDLEFSEKSKKEKVRSLSAVAKALSMGCRVSHSQKPTKKFKLPIKFLKDCNGVDHASVPRKIRSAVKKRGRESFFGDSEKVNHRMNGMESPQKDGIKKSKKQRTPGWSTRQVSPGPITKDEEEVVETLYALAGMFPSDKASNVVKSELDSESLPENSTVLQDQEESQSANVTLEASGATQDAGEKSPTGCKKASSLNETIGQEQTDFPESANFLVATDNTAPKTNPQAVPMMVKTENGGNVALHDSQLLSLEMGLNVPTQPQISHIGRQSDVGFQTVGTVGYKQEHLIKYQNETVGSALWPGLSPIASAGITRASYLQFSSAAKAQDWMKTAMGVSKQDLMETCSSGGKISEIITHKKSWKRCAAHVHISHLIRSLEVSKRQAGKEHELFPQTIVHQGSKCGVLTKAHNLNWMRSGNSHATQTVYSATTSNSRETKNGILQHDLYHEAPPTPGVYDPQKQCFNFLSLSTGVSDQLKANEIFNKGESKLEPYSKQQLPYFQSLQLQQQRQHGLMPVQSSPYASTFLDQLPVAGPQVRLQQQHLPHYYGTPLRGSHYSSTVSYKQQHQSFWAVQLAAQGGSSSVNCSIVRAQYPNWQNGRHDSSVPQVILPHSPASLETFGSKITSISDQHLFTLASSRSRANGQDIHLASSVCEESKVGGLWLQIAQPR from the exons ATGGACATAAGTGAAGGAGGAGAAGCGATGACGAAACGACACACTAATAAACAACAACAATCTCAATCTGCTTCTTCTGGGGGACGCAACCTAATCCCTGCCGCGTGTG GTTTGAATGCGAGTCTTGGGGACCTTGAGTTTTCGGAGAAATCGAAGAAGGAAAAGGTGAGAAGCTTGAGTGCTGTTGCCAAAGCATTATCAATGGGTTGCCGTGTTTCTCACTCTCAAAAACCAACCAAGAAATTTAAGCTTCCCATAAAG TTTCTGAAGGACTGCAATGGCGTTGATCATGCCTCTGTTCCACGGAAGATACGTTCAG CTGTGAAGAAACGGGGTCGCGAATCCTTCTTTGGTGATTCAGAAAAGGTGAACCATAGGATGAACGGAATGGAATCTCCCCAAAAAGATGGCATAAAGAAATCCAAA AAACAAAGAACCCCGGGCTGGTCCACGAGGCAAGTTTCACCGGGGCCCATCACAAAGGATGAGGAAGAGGTTGTGGAGACTCTATATGCCTTGGCTGGAATGTTCCCTTCAGATAAGGCCTCCAATGTTGTTAAGAGTGAACTTGACAGTGAATCATTACCAGAAAACTCCACGGTTTTACAGGACCAAGAGGAGAGTCAGAGTGCTAATGTTACTCTTGAAG CCTCGGGAGCTACTCAGGATGCTGGAGAAAAGTCACCTACGGGGTGTAAAAAAGCCAGTTCTTTGAATGAAACCATTGGTCAAGAACAGACTGATTTTCCCGAGAGTGCTAACTTCTTGGTGGCTACTGACAACACTGCTCCAAAAACAAATCCGCAGGCCGTGCCTATGATGGTTAAGACTGAAAATGGCGGCAACGTTGCATTGCATGACTCTCAATTGTTGTCTCTGGAAATGGG ATTAAATGTGCCCACACAACCACAAATTTCACATATTGGAAGGCAATCAGACGTGGGATTTCAGACG GTCGGAACCGTTGGTTATAAGCAAGAACATCTAATTAAGTACCAAAATGAAACTG tAGGTTCGGCATTGTGGCCAGGCTTGTCTCCGATTGCATCAGCTGGGATTACTAGGGCTTCTTATTTGCa GTTTTCTTCTGCTGCCAAAGCTCAAGATTGGATGAAAACTGCTATGGGTGTCTCGAAACAAGATTTGATGGAAACTTGTTCTTCTGGTGGAAAG ATTTCCGAAATTATTACTCATAAAAAGTCATGGAAGAGGTGTGCAGCTCATGTTCACATCAGTCATCTCATCCGTAGTTTAGAAGTGTCAAAACGACAGGCGGGCAAAGAACATGAGCTTTTTCCTCAAACAATAGTACACCAAGGGTCAAAATGTGGGGTACTAACAAAAGCACACAACTTGAATTGGATGAGAAGTGGAAATAGTCATGCTACTCAAACAGTTTATTCTGCTACAACGAGTAATTCACGTGAAACTAAGAATGGTATTCTTCAACATGACCTTTATCATGAGGCTCCCCCAACACCTGGGGTGTATGATCCTCAAAAGCAA TGTTTCAACTTCTTGTCCTTGTCAACTGGAGTTAGTGATCAGTTAAAGGCCAACGAAATTTTTAATAAAGGTGAAAGTAAGTTGGAGCCATATTCAAAACAGCAACTGCCTTATTTTCAGTCACTACAACTACAACAGCAGAGGCAGCATGGCCTCATGCCCGTTCAAAGTTCTCCGTATGCCTCAACTTTCCTAGATCAGCTTCCAGTTGCAGGACCACAG GTTCGGTTGCAGCAGCAGCATCTGCCTCATTATTATGGTACCCCGTTACGTGGAAGTCATTATAGTTCGACAGTTTCCTATAAGCAACAGCACCAAAGTTTTTGGGCGGTGCAGCTAGCAGCTCAAGGTGGGTCTTCTTCTGTGAATTGCAGTATTGTGAGGGCCCAATATCCTAATTGGCAAAATGGTAGACATGACTCTTCTGTTCCCCAAGTAATCCTTCCCCATTCCCCTGCATCCTTAGAAACATTTGGATCCAAAATCACTTCAATCTCTGACCAGCACCTCTTCACCCTCGCTTCATCAAGATCCAGGGCAAATGGGCAAGACATTCATCTTGCTTCTTCTGTGTGTGAAGAAAGTAAAG TTGGTGGGCTTTGGCTTCAAATTGCACAACCTAGGTGA
- the LOC100796244 gene encoding uncharacterized protein isoform X5, translated as MNGMESPQKDGIKKSKKQRTPGWSTRQVSPGPITKDEEEVVETLYALAGMFPSDKASNVVKSELDSESLPENSTVLQDQEESQSANVTLEASGATQDAGEKSPTGCKKASSLNETIGQEQTDFPESANFLVATDNTAPKTNPQAVPMMVKTENGGNVALHDSQLLSLEMGLNVPTQPQISHIGRQSDVGFQTVGTVGYKQEHLIKYQNETVGSALWPGLSPIASAGITRASYLQFSSAAKAQDWMKTAMGVSKQDLMETCSSGGKISEIITHKKSWKRCAAHVHISHLIRSLEVSKRQAGKEHELFPQTIVHQGSKCGVLTKAHNLNWMRSGNSHATQTVYSATTSNSRETKNGILQHDLYHEAPPTPGVYDPQKQCFNFLSLSTGVSDQLKANEIFNKGESKLEPYSKQQLPYFQSLQLQQQRQHGLMPVQSSPYASTFLDQLPVAGPQVRLQQQHLPHYYGTPLRGSHYSSTVSYKQQHQSFWAVQLAAQGGSSSVNCSIVRAQYPNWQNGRHDSSVPQVILPHSPASLETFGSKITSISDQHLFTLASSRSRANGQDIHLASSVCEESKGRFRSSNNSGTPSLQLLCDERI; from the exons ATGAACGGAATGGAATCTCCCCAAAAAGATGGCATAAAGAAATCCAAA AAACAAAGAACCCCGGGCTGGTCCACGAGGCAAGTTTCACCGGGGCCCATCACAAAGGATGAGGAAGAGGTTGTGGAGACTCTATATGCCTTGGCTGGAATGTTCCCTTCAGATAAGGCCTCCAATGTTGTTAAGAGTGAACTTGACAGTGAATCATTACCAGAAAACTCCACGGTTTTACAGGACCAAGAGGAGAGTCAGAGTGCTAATGTTACTCTTGAAG CCTCGGGAGCTACTCAGGATGCTGGAGAAAAGTCACCTACGGGGTGTAAAAAAGCCAGTTCTTTGAATGAAACCATTGGTCAAGAACAGACTGATTTTCCCGAGAGTGCTAACTTCTTGGTGGCTACTGACAACACTGCTCCAAAAACAAATCCGCAGGCCGTGCCTATGATGGTTAAGACTGAAAATGGCGGCAACGTTGCATTGCATGACTCTCAATTGTTGTCTCTGGAAATGGG ATTAAATGTGCCCACACAACCACAAATTTCACATATTGGAAGGCAATCAGACGTGGGATTTCAGACG GTCGGAACCGTTGGTTATAAGCAAGAACATCTAATTAAGTACCAAAATGAAACTG tAGGTTCGGCATTGTGGCCAGGCTTGTCTCCGATTGCATCAGCTGGGATTACTAGGGCTTCTTATTTGCa GTTTTCTTCTGCTGCCAAAGCTCAAGATTGGATGAAAACTGCTATGGGTGTCTCGAAACAAGATTTGATGGAAACTTGTTCTTCTGGTGGAAAG ATTTCCGAAATTATTACTCATAAAAAGTCATGGAAGAGGTGTGCAGCTCATGTTCACATCAGTCATCTCATCCGTAGTTTAGAAGTGTCAAAACGACAGGCGGGCAAAGAACATGAGCTTTTTCCTCAAACAATAGTACACCAAGGGTCAAAATGTGGGGTACTAACAAAAGCACACAACTTGAATTGGATGAGAAGTGGAAATAGTCATGCTACTCAAACAGTTTATTCTGCTACAACGAGTAATTCACGTGAAACTAAGAATGGTATTCTTCAACATGACCTTTATCATGAGGCTCCCCCAACACCTGGGGTGTATGATCCTCAAAAGCAA TGTTTCAACTTCTTGTCCTTGTCAACTGGAGTTAGTGATCAGTTAAAGGCCAACGAAATTTTTAATAAAGGTGAAAGTAAGTTGGAGCCATATTCAAAACAGCAACTGCCTTATTTTCAGTCACTACAACTACAACAGCAGAGGCAGCATGGCCTCATGCCCGTTCAAAGTTCTCCGTATGCCTCAACTTTCCTAGATCAGCTTCCAGTTGCAGGACCACAG GTTCGGTTGCAGCAGCAGCATCTGCCTCATTATTATGGTACCCCGTTACGTGGAAGTCATTATAGTTCGACAGTTTCCTATAAGCAACAGCACCAAAGTTTTTGGGCGGTGCAGCTAGCAGCTCAAGGTGGGTCTTCTTCTGTGAATTGCAGTATTGTGAGGGCCCAATATCCTAATTGGCAAAATGGTAGACATGACTCTTCTGTTCCCCAAGTAATCCTTCCCCATTCCCCTGCATCCTTAGAAACATTTGGATCCAAAATCACTTCAATCTCTGACCAGCACCTCTTCACCCTCGCTTCATCAAGATCCAGGGCAAATGGGCAAGACATTCATCTTGCTTCTTCTGTGTGTGAAGAAAGTAAAGGTAGGTTCCGTAGTAGTAATAATAGTGGTACCCCATCACTGCAATTGTTATGTGATGAGCGTATTTGA